In the genome of Meles meles chromosome 2, mMelMel3.1 paternal haplotype, whole genome shotgun sequence, one region contains:
- the UBE2D3 gene encoding ubiquitin-conjugating enzyme E2 D3: protein MALKRINKELSDLARDPPAQCSAGPVGDDMFHWQATIMGPNDSPYQGGVFFLTIHFPTDYPFKPPKVAFTTRIYHPNINSNGSICLDILRSQWSPALTISKVLLSICSLLCDPNPDDPLVPEIARIYKTDRDKYNRISREWTQKYAM, encoded by the exons GAACTTAGTGATTTGGCCCGTGACCCTCCAGCACAATGTTCTGCAGGTCCAGTTGGGGATGATA tGTTTCATTGGCAAGCCACAATTATGGGACCT AATGACAGCCCATATCAAGGCGGTGTATTCTTTTTGACAATTCATTTTCCTACAGACTACCCCTTCAAACCACCTAAG gttgcATTTACAACAAGAATTTATCATCCAAATATTAACAGTAATGGCAGCATTTGTCTCGATATTCTAAGATCACAGTGGTCTCCTGCTTTAACTATTTCTAAAG ttcttttatccatttgttcaCTGCTATGTGATCCAAACCCAGATGACCCCCTAGTGCCAGAGATTGCTCGGATCTATAAAACAGACAGAGATAA GTACAACAGAATATCTCGGGAATGGACTCAGAAGTATGCCATGTGA